ttgtgttttaaaaattcaatgtAACAGTATGGGGATGCTGCATGTAAGAGGGAAACAGCATATAGTATGGACGTGCTTTACTCTGTGTCCGAATAAGAAACTGAGCATTCATTCTGCTCTTTGACTACATTTATTATGAGGAGTGAATTATTATGTATCAATGtttccataaaaagaaaaaaataataaaacgcaTTTATAGCCTACCATTGGTTTTCGTTATCTGCTAAGCTTTTTGGCTCTTCCATAAAAAGCCTGCAGATTAATGGTGGGGAGTTGggaagtaaaaactaaaatttactgCAAAGCCAAATAAAGCACCCATATCTAATGTATGGATCCCAATCAGCGTAGGTGGCTGTATTAAATCTCGAGAGTATACATGTTGTTTTCCAAGTGAAAAATGAGTGTTAAAAGGGTGAAAAATTACATACAagtaaattaatttgttaatttgaaTAAATACAAATTGTAACACTGAGTTTACTGTTCAGAACTTAAATGAGAAAGATATATACACTAGTTAAATATCTGTATATTCAGGTACTCACATTTACTCTGTGTACTAAACAGAGAGCTCCCTGTAGTTAAACTGTGGTGGGCAGAAAGGTCATCATTGCTAATCACAGGCCGCCTTTCTACTTCACGGTAGAATACCTTAAATTAAGCAAAATGCCAATCAGTTTATTAATTTTGCCTCATTTCCCGTTCCAGTGGCTCTTGTCATTTAGCACACAAAATCTACAAATCCCTTTTGTTTACAGACATCCCCAAACAGACCATCCTGTTCTTACTGCTGTTTGCTACTTTTGGTATGACCACATCGGCAATTTTCCTAAACGCTTTTATATTTGATGGTCTTCTCCTTGGATAAAGTCTCCCTGACACAATTTTAATTATCTTTTGAATGTTTTCATGTGTCCCACTTTAAATCACTCCAGCAATTTTTAAATTGGGAGGGACGCCTAAAAGGAGGTGACTGAAGAACTTGTAACAAGAATAATTATGAGGAAAACTTAACAAGATCACATGACATTCTTTACTTACTATTTTGGGGTTGCTGATGGTCGAGGGATGTTCCAGCTCCGTAATCTGTTTCCATGTAATATGGTTTAGAATGCGCACCTAAGTGAATAGACTGACTTAGAAATTACATAAACCACTagcaaacagcaaaataaaatgcaattaaagtatttttaacgTTCATCTTCAAATGAAGTAGTTTGGTTTAAACATATTGAgtctattataattattatatattataattcaCAAGTAGGGTAAAGAAAATACATAAGTACCTTCTCATCATAACTGCCAACTGCTAGAAACTGGCTACTGGGACTCCACGTGATAGACTTGACACCAAGACACCATTCATAGGCACTGAAAATGGACAACAGGCGGCCATCTAGCGAGTAGAACAGCACCTTATACTGGGAGGGACGaggaaaggggggaaaaaaaaaaagtgatcagtGAGGCCCGCTCCCATGTACTGTCCTGGTGTAAAGTACTAGAGTTTTGCCCATTCCTATAGCCTCACTGGTATGGATgcaaagatgcccagggtcccacAGGTAGTGTAAGGTTTATGACTGGTGTGTGGAATTTGAACTACAGAAGTggaaagtattttttgtttttttttttaggatgagaatttcaataactttgtattCCCATATTctaaagtgataaaaaaaaaaaggtatccaAATACTTCATCCATTCACATAACATTTGTTGTAACATGTGAGAAGGTGGAATCATGGGGGTGCTACTGTGCTCCCACTTATAAGAGCAGGAGACAGAGAGATGACGCACAACTTTATCGGAGGAAAACATTTAAGTATTCATATGAAATCTATTGTAAATTTGACTCATCACTGTAAAGTATATCCTGGGACTGGCATCCTTTCCCCATCTTGTTTATTGCATCCAGTGCTTCATATGGTACACAGTGTGATTGCACGAGATgggatacatttattttgtttatgtattattgttagtttaaaaagtattcagcACCCAAAActatttcacattttactgtttcaacaacatttatttatataccacattttcatacaaacaatgtagctcaaagtgttttacatgatgaagaaagagaaaaaaggcaaaaataataagaattaaaattagggagcattaactaacatagaataaaagtaaggtccgaaggCAAGGtagtacagaaaaaacaaaaaactccagacagctggagaaaaaaataaaatctgcaggggttccaggccacgagaccacccagacccctctaggcatcctacctaacataaatgacctcaaatCAGTCCTTTCAGACTCTGAACTTGCAATATATCAGGGTTAAGGATTTTTCCAGCTCATCTACTAagtacagtgtaaaactgttaaatagccaAGGTAAACAACTGTAAGATGTAAAACAGTAAAGCCGAAGTTACgctatttgcataaggacacgcccccttttaccatattgttcctgatgaaccgcatacctttgaacaggaagggaaaaaatgtaaaagttagcAGATTTCTTTTTCCCTGCGTGCTGAAagtttttttgaggttatggaagatGATtaatggtgggttgtattcgataagctggcacacctgtaggaccCCATACACCACAAATGCAAACTTTACTACTCCACCAGATAATACCCgtaacttccttaaacattgaattgttttcaatgtgtttaaTTAAATGATACATGTTTGgtattggttgttgttactttactgattTAAACTGTGTACTGAGGTTTGATCCTGACACtactttctaatggtttatttggcatatttattacagtgcatggatTTCTGTTTATGGTTAAACATACCCTTCTGTTGGAATGTCTcgtaaagaaaaaacaattatttaatacaaagttaTACTGTACAcgtaaaaatattgtcaccttatttattatGGTAAAATTCTAGCAACCCAACTGCCAGTTTtttatcataaaaatattttttaccgtGTGGGGAACAGCACAAGACTTTTCAAGTCACTGAACATACCTCAAAGTTCAGTGCTATCCTTCATACATAAGTGGAAAAAATGATAAACTGCAGCAACACTTCAACAACACTTTAAACTCGAATCACTGAACAAGAATAACATTTGTCAGACAAGCTACTGTGATGTTAACTTCACTCCAACTGAGTTGCAGAAGTCAGCAAGGAAAAAGGACCAGACTGGGGGAAAAATGTCCTTGCCTGTAATGAATGTCACTTGGAAGATACTGCAGAGATGTAGCAAAGtcttgtggtctgatgagacttgTAAAGTGGAACCTTATGGCTTGAAAACTAAGTAGTTTATGTGTGACATAAGCCTAACTCTACACCTCAGCCAGGTAACAACATCCCCCACCATAAAatgtggtggtggcagcaacatGTTGTGAGGATTCTTTACAGCAACAGGCACCAACAGTATTGTGATGAAGGAAGGACCCACGATCTCTGCTACAAGTTTCTATACACATTCAACAGGACACATGTTTGATGGGGACAAGGTGCAAGTAAgattcaaggctaatactaacAGTGCCAGAGAGCTGGAGGTCGAGTCATGGCTCTCAAATggaaacaccattaacagacatttggacatgaacctaGAATATACAGGCTTAAAAATAAGagtatctaaataataaaaaaatgactttatgaccaacatccTCCTGACCCCAACTTATTGTTTCACCACTCCCCTTGCACCCCCACacccttatttgctatatattgcctttgagtCCTGTATGTGTAATCATTTTCCTCCGATTATGACATCTGGtaggttgttgaaagcttaggaataaaacacTTTTCCAAGATAcgtgatttattttttccctttatgggctacaaatatgcaaaccaaatcaaagaccttcacttccattaaaaaaaaaaaaatatatatatatatataaagaatgtatatataaaatatataagtgGGTGCGCAATGCTGCCGGCAACGCCACCTTACCTCTAAACAGGTATCCCAAACTGCCAACACACAACCATTTGGTGACCACTCAATTCCAGTCAGGTCCTGTGTCTCAGTCTCAAAGTGctgcatttaaaaatgacagaGTTAATACTCTTTAATTTAGCATGTGAACTGGAAACAGGAAATGGTAAGAGATTGGAGCAAAAGTCAGCCTTTTGGCACTTTAAACAGGGACCTGTAATCCAAATGGACTGTAGGAGTCATTCATATTAATCATTCTTATAATGAAGGAGAATGCCAACAGCATTTCCAAAGGCTGGGGTCAAGGAAGAGCACAAATGCCACTTACTCTTAGGAGCTGCCAATCACTGCAAACAAAGATACTGATATAATCCTTACAGTCTCGTCTCTCCGCTAGTGCAAGATAGCGCCCGTCTTTGGTGAAGTCAATTcctaaaatccaaataaaatacagcaaaatattcaCTATTCATTATTTCATCCTAGCACTGTTACTGGTTATGTTTGCAATTTTCCTTTCTGCTGGATTATAAACGAAATGCTATAATAAGTGGGAGATTCTTTCAAAGAAGTAAGACAGTTATTGAAGAAATACTGCTATGGATAAAGTAAATGAGGGTAAAGTAAATTGCTAAATATCAAAGTAAACAAGGATAAATGAGGATATTGCTGTGGATAAAGTAAATCTTATTCAAAAGCTAATTTCCAAGATCttgacaatttaaataaaaagtaataaaaccaGACCAATAAtgagcaaaacattaaaaaaaagctagtcaaaaagaaaaaaatttttttttttttttttaaacaaatcccgggcagggtgccagcccaaatcagggcacacccacccacacaccagggacaatttagaatcgccaatgcacctaaccttcatgtctttggactgtgggaggaattcggagtacccggaggaaacccacgcagacacggagagaacatgcaaactccacgcaggaaggacccgggaagcgaacccaagtctaccactgcgccaccgtgctgcccaaaaaaaatggttttaattaaagcctttcaatgcacaaaaaaatagtgagtgttatttgaagaaaaacttaaaTAACTAAAAGTTAAACTCAAGTAACTGGTCTTTAATCAGTACTGCCACAGCTACGTTCCTGGTACAGCTGAAAATAAAAGTTGGTACAGCAACTCAATGAAGATTTTTATTATGAAGCTGtattcatatatttacatactgtagtttATGGAAATCctatatatgtaatataaaggTATAGGCTACTAatgttaacatatttttaaaagcagactaaattaattttgaaacacAATGAAGCTAGTGAAAATAGTTTCAATTACTAATTGCTGCGAGGTTGCTATATGCCGTAAACACTTTACACCACCAAGTCATCACAAAGATACTGATGTCTATTGGTACATCCCACCCAACTGCAAACTACAATATATGGAAAGATGCCTACTCACAAATACTTACCTTGATGACAGGCTTTGGGATACTTTATATAAGATACTGACTTGGTGCACAAAGACCAGACAGTGATTCGCAGCTGttacaaaaagagaaacaaaatcatttaatttggTGAGTAGTAAATATGCAGACAAATAGGAGACACTGTGAAAATCAAATAAGTTTACATGATGTTGATGTGCAGGTAACAGCAAAGTTCCAGAGCTCGTCTCCCCGCCCAAACTCATAGTCTTCCATTCATAAACAAATTACTTAATTGAATTTTAGCCTACATACATCAACAAAACATTGtattaaatttcttattttacatAAATCGGTTTCCTTTTGCTAGCTATGAATCTTAAATACAatga
This portion of the Polypterus senegalus isolate Bchr_013 chromosome 6, ASM1683550v1, whole genome shotgun sequence genome encodes:
- the wrap73 gene encoding WD repeat-containing protein WRAP73 isoform X2 — encoded protein: MCGFNIRSESVTVWSMEQPDWHCKIDEGSAGLVAARWSPDGRHILNTTEFHLRITVWSLCTKSVSYIKYPKACHQGIDFTKDGRYLALAERRDCKDYISIFVCSDWQLLRHFETETQDLTGIEWSPNGCVLAVWDTCLEYKVLFYSLDGRLLSIFSAYEWCLGVKSITWSPSSQFLAVGSYDEKVRILNHITWKQITELEHPSTISNPKIVFYREVERRPVISNDDLSAHHSLTTGSSLFSTQSKYEVSSLPAQVPVIRPDPDRPNPKIGISVMAFSSNSRYLATKNDNMPNNVWIWDVQKLKLFVVLEHVAAVRCFQWDPCQPRLALCTGKNKVYMWSPSGCACVQVPIAGHFQVLSLSWHTSGQSLILLSKDQLCVCYLENKDS